A region from the Dysidea avara chromosome 15, odDysAvar1.4, whole genome shotgun sequence genome encodes:
- the LOC136245542 gene encoding uncharacterized protein, protein MTYLMASSWYLVAVIAVVVTVVAGEVDKQYGLIPTLPGESCRDIYQKNPYCHGKSGYYVIVIGTTPNFVYCDMELECGGEKGWMRVTDIDAAKDSCPHGWRKITRPVAACRAPSDNAGCYPAQFSTQGVPYSRVCGMMIGYQKGSTDAFYSFKHPTKSIDGPYVDGVSITYGTPRKHIWSYAIGINEVGGTVSCPCARSIGTLPPPFVHENYYCESGSYNTPSSWSLYLTSDPVWDGKGCPNDNSCCSEPNLPWFYRQIPLTSDKNLEARICRDQDFGDEGVLVKSIKLYVQ, encoded by the coding sequence ATGACCTATTTGATGGCTTCTAGTTGGTATTTAGTAGCAGTGATAGCTGTTGTTGTTACTGTAGTAGCTGGTGAAGTTGACAAACAATATGGTCTAATTCCTACACTACCtggagaatcctgtagagatattTACCAGAAGAATCCATACTGTCATGGCAAGTCTGGCTACTATGTGATAGTTATTGGTACTACTCCTAACTTTGTATACTGTGATATGGAGCTGGAATGTGGTGGAGAGAAAGGTTGGATGAGGGTAACTGACATTGATGCTGCTAAAGACTCTTGCCCTCATGGATGGAGAAAGATTACTAGACCTGTTGCAGCTTGTAGAGCTCCTAGTGATAATGCTGGATGTTATCCTGCTCAATTCTCAACTCAAGGAGTCCCTTACAGTAGAGTATGTGGAATGATGATAGGTTACCAGAAGGGTAGCACTGATGCTTTCTACAGTTTTAAGCACCCTACTAAGTCCATTGATGGTCCATATGTCGATGGAGTTTCTATAACTTATGGTACACCAAGAAAACACATTTGGTCTTATGCAATAGGCATCAATGAGGTGGGCGGTACTGTCAGTTGTCCATGTGCACGATCCATTGGTACATTGCCACCACCATTTGTTCATGAGAACTACTATTGTGAATCGGGCTCATACAACACTCCCTCAAGTTGGAGCCTGTACTTGACCAGTGACCCTGTGTGGGATGGTAAAGGTTGTCCCAATGATAACAGTTGCTGTTCAGAACCCAACCTGCCATGGTTTTATCGTCAAATCCCACTAACCAGTGACAAGAATCTTGAAGCTAGGATTTGTCGTGATCAGGATTTTGGAGATGAAGGTGTTTTGGTGAAGAGTATTAAACTGTATGTTCAGTAG